The bacterium genomic interval GTAATTATTGAGGCACATACAGATAATATAAAACCAAAGGGCTATCCATCAAATTGGGAGCTTTCATCAGAAAGGGCAAATGCTATCTTTAACTACCTTGCAGAAAGGGGGCTTTCTAAAAAAAGGTGTAACTATTCACCCTATAGGGAAATAAGGAATGTATATGTTTAGATAATGTTAAGGAAAATAATGAAGCCAAAGAATAAAAATCCCAATGTCCAAATCCCAATGACAAATGAAATCCCAATGTCCAAATCCCAATAATTTGAAATGATATTGGACATTGGAAATTGGACATTTTTTTGACATTTGAACTTGGGATTTGGGATTTATTATAGAATGGATGAATTTTAAAACAGCCAAACATATAAAATACGATATACTGAATAGTTACCTCATATTTTAATTCTCCTATGTTAGTATTACATGACCTTGCCCACATTTCTTTATCATTAAAATCTATCGGTATCTTTTCTTTCGGTATGTCCTCCTCAACCTGGGTTCCTTTAGAACCCTCCTCATTCTTAAATGGCTTCTTTTCTGCCCATCCCATCCCAGTAAGCAAGCCTAATGCAATCACGCAAGCTATTCCTTTACTTCTTAATGTTTGTTTAAACATCTTACATCATCCTCCTTTAAGGTTTTTTTATAACCTTGTGAATATGCCAATAAGGGGGGCACATTCTGTGCTTGACTAACCCTTCGGGTTATGCTCACCCTGTTTTGGAAAGCAAGATTTCCACCTATTCACAAGCACAACAATCTCAATCTCTTTATTTCCTTACCAATTCTTTGGTTTAAATCCCTGTTTGTTTAGGATTTTGACCATATCTTCTTCTGGTGCAAGGACATAAAGGCCTTTTCTTTCTGCATATTTCTTTGCATTATCCTCTACTGTCATTCCAGCAACAAATCCTATGACTTCTGCCTCTTTATAATCTGGGAAGAATTCTTTGAATTTTGTCAGTCTATCTATGAAGTCTTTTACATAGTCAGAAGAAAGCCTTGTTTTAACCTCACCAACAAAGCAAACCCTTTTTCCATTTCTTGAGCCTGAACATAATAGATCCATTTCAGCCTTAACTTCTT includes:
- a CDS encoding OmpA family protein, whose product is MEAHTDNIKPKGYPSNWELSSERANAIFNYLAERGLSKKRCNYSPYREIRNVYV